A window of the Arcobacter sp. F155 genome harbors these coding sequences:
- the glmS gene encoding methylaspartate mutase subunit S — MKVVTGVVGNDIHVVANRLIELSLQARGFEVFNLGVNTYLEEFVDAVVETNADILLISSLNGEAEGWCREVKILKAKYGNLLDNVVFMIGGNLVVGTGDASDIVPRFKNYGFDLVFHQVDLNTGLDELEKFMKERN, encoded by the coding sequence ATGAAAGTAGTAACAGGTGTAGTTGGAAACGACATCCACGTTGTAGCAAACAGACTTATAGAACTTTCACTGCAAGCTAGAGGCTTTGAAGTATTTAACTTAGGTGTAAATACATACTTAGAAGAGTTTGTTGATGCAGTGGTAGAAACTAACGCAGATATTCTTCTAATCTCTTCATTAAATGGAGAAGCTGAAGGTTGGTGTAGAGAAGTTAAAATCTTAAAAGCAAAGTATGGAAATCTTCTTGATAATGTAGTATTTATGATTGGTGGAAACCTAGTTGTAGGAACTGGGGATGCTTCTGATATTGTTCCTAGGTTTAAAAACTATGGATTTGATTTGGTATTTCACCAAGTTGATTTAAATACAGGATTAGATGAGTTAGAAAAATTCATGAAGGAAAGAAATTAA
- a CDS encoding methylaspartate mutase yields the protein MSLLQEERNIILNNEYVDNFDFAEVEEFVKNASKDLFISYNFKTKNKMLVQPRGGFPTYDKMFALYEFFDKADVDVLPCTIDSNTRLNDYTTAKKMLRLSEENEVDMLNGYPLINHGYRTSRKMMTHFNKPISLRHGTPDARLLIETAIASGIFEIEGGPITYLLPYSKNFPLDKAFLYWKYVERVCAEYSKLNEPINRESFGPLTATLVPPCITIVIQLLEMLLSLEEGVKSFSVSFSQTGSMNQDIVMGAVIRKLAKHYSEQIGVTDADIHLVYHQWMGAFPMDQNFASQLINMSTVIASMVGANKIITKTKQEASGIPTKEANAETVANTQYLLRILNGLPNIVDEQEEEILTAEVMAIMEAVFNDPADTLWRKVFNSIKNGTIDVPFSPHIINNNEMITVRDRNKNIRIIKRGKVPIPDRCFEYEKNQCDLNKDTTSIVNDIIHDIGIMQ from the coding sequence ATGAGTTTACTACAAGAAGAAAGAAATATCATATTAAACAACGAATACGTTGATAACTTTGATTTTGCAGAAGTTGAAGAGTTTGTAAAAAATGCTTCAAAAGATTTATTTATCTCTTACAACTTCAAAACAAAAAACAAAATGCTTGTTCAACCAAGAGGTGGTTTCCCAACATATGACAAGATGTTTGCACTTTATGAGTTTTTTGATAAAGCAGATGTAGATGTATTACCTTGTACTATTGATTCAAATACAAGATTAAACGACTATACAACTGCAAAGAAAATGCTAAGACTTAGTGAAGAAAATGAAGTTGATATGCTAAATGGATACCCACTTATCAACCATGGATATAGAACATCAAGAAAAATGATGACTCACTTTAATAAACCTATCTCTTTAAGACATGGTACTCCTGATGCAAGACTTTTAATAGAAACTGCCATTGCTTCTGGTATTTTTGAGATTGAAGGTGGACCAATTACATATTTACTACCTTACTCTAAAAACTTTCCTTTAGATAAAGCATTCCTTTACTGGAAATATGTAGAAAGAGTTTGTGCTGAGTATTCAAAACTAAATGAACCAATAAATAGAGAATCATTTGGACCATTAACAGCTACACTTGTTCCTCCTTGTATTACTATTGTAATTCAATTATTAGAGATGCTATTATCTTTAGAAGAAGGTGTTAAATCATTCTCTGTATCATTCTCTCAAACTGGTTCTATGAATCAAGATATAGTTATGGGTGCAGTTATTAGAAAACTAGCTAAGCATTATTCTGAGCAAATTGGTGTAACAGATGCAGATATACATTTAGTTTATCACCAATGGATGGGAGCATTCCCAATGGATCAAAACTTTGCATCTCAACTTATAAATATGAGTACTGTAATTGCCTCTATGGTTGGAGCAAATAAGATTATTACAAAAACAAAACAAGAAGCTTCTGGTATTCCTACAAAAGAGGCAAATGCAGAAACAGTAGCAAATACACAATATTTACTTAGAATATTAAATGGTTTACCAAATATTGTAGATGAGCAAGAAGAAGAGATTTTAACTGCTGAAGTTATGGCTATTATGGAAGCTGTATTCAATGACCCAGCAGATACACTTTGGAGAAAAGTATTCAACTCTATTAAAAATGGAACAATTGATGTGCCATTCTCTCCACATATCATCAATAATAATGAAATGATTACTGTAAGAGATAGAAATAAAAATATTAGAATCATAAAAAGAGGAAAAGTTCCAATTCCAGATAGATGTTTTGAATATGAAAAAAATCAATGTGATTTAAATAAAGATACAACATCTATTGTAAATGATATCATCCATGACATAGGAATTATGCAATGA
- a CDS encoding glutamate mutase L, which translates to MSKLENKLLIDVGSTYFKLCTKDNVQQHFRDFNKDIYDDLTYKCGEIIKDYDKENIHICSSANGGLSTLIIGVTNSFSLKYATNIAFNSGINIIDTVLFRDIEKTSIPSELIDVVIVVGGIDSVSNIFDERLFKFLDGLNYSNIVYVGSEKDSAFLKENIENVVVLPNIINEKLHVEEENLKEYLTNLYQADIMGKEDIKHLYDITSNQIFSTPYIVNKTLPMIDSKFKVADPYILIDIGGATTDIHYSKDLVEENMVTENEYDRLVFKKLGVFKSKESLIFAAKNNEFVYELLAHLKVTEHIFDETSEKATRVLMQLAIFLVLCKVSAYRQAYVNLKLNALNSIVLTGGITKVLKQEEIEDIVTFFYKKILNSQHNPTIVMDNNYDVWTLGMLEK; encoded by the coding sequence ATGAGTAAATTAGAAAATAAACTATTAATTGATGTAGGAAGTACATACTTTAAACTATGTACTAAAGATAATGTACAACAACACTTTAGAGACTTTAACAAAGATATTTATGATGATTTAACTTATAAATGTGGTGAAATCATCAAAGATTATGATAAAGAGAATATTCATATTTGTTCTTCTGCAAATGGAGGTTTAAGTACTCTTATTATTGGAGTTACGAATTCTTTTTCTTTAAAATATGCAACAAATATTGCCTTTAATTCTGGTATTAATATTATTGATACTGTTTTATTTAGAGATATTGAAAAAACTTCTATTCCAAGTGAGTTAATTGATGTAGTAATAGTTGTTGGAGGAATTGACTCTGTTTCAAATATCTTTGATGAAAGACTATTTAAGTTCTTAGATGGTTTAAACTACTCAAATATCGTATATGTTGGAAGTGAAAAAGACTCTGCATTTTTAAAAGAAAATATTGAAAATGTAGTAGTACTACCAAATATCATAAATGAAAAACTTCATGTTGAAGAAGAAAACCTAAAAGAGTATTTAACAAACCTTTATCAAGCTGATATTATGGGGAAAGAAGATATCAAACACCTATATGATATTACTTCTAATCAGATTTTCTCTACTCCATATATTGTAAATAAAACTCTACCTATGATTGATTCAAAATTTAAGGTTGCTGACCCATATATTTTAATTGATATTGGTGGAGCAACTACGGATATTCACTACTCTAAAGACTTAGTTGAAGAGAATATGGTAACTGAAAATGAGTATGATAGACTTGTATTTAAAAAACTTGGTGTTTTCAAATCAAAAGAGTCTTTAATCTTTGCAGCAAAAAACAATGAGTTTGTTTATGAACTATTAGCTCATTTAAAAGTTACTGAACATATTTTTGATGAAACAAGTGAAAAAGCAACAAGAGTTTTAATGCAACTTGCTATTTTCTTAGTACTTTGTAAAGTATCAGCATATAGACAAGCCTATGTAAACTTAAAACTAAATGCTTTAAACTCTATTGTTTTAACAGGTGGAATTACAAAAGTATTAAAACAAGAAGAAATAGAAGATATAGTAACATTCTTCTATAAAAAAATATTAAATTCACAACACAACCCTACAATTGTAATGGATAATAATTACGATGTATGGACTCTTGGAATGTTAGAGAAGTAA